Proteins encoded by one window of Maliibacterium massiliense:
- a CDS encoding OadG family protein, with translation MTEITLGWYLMGMGLGGVFVALILFYLLIKILSAVANRKKSEG, from the coding sequence ATGACGGAAATCACGTTGGGCTGGTATCTGATGGGCATGGGCCTGGGCGGCGTGTTTGTGGCGCTGATCCTGTTTTACCTGCTCATTAAAATCCTGAGCGCCGTGGCCAACCGCAAAAAA
- a CDS encoding sodium ion-translocating decarboxylase subunit beta, producing MQGFSKVFEGVLEFHWEFLIMYAIAGVLIYLAIAKDYEPMLLLPIGFGAILANLPLNMVWVQHEAPGVLQMLYNAGILTELFPVLIFIGIGAMTDFRPLFSSPKMIFFGAAAQFGIFFTILAVLGIGALFPQLGFDLKSAAAIGIIGAADGPTSIVVASQFAPDLLGPISVAAYSYMALVPIIQPPVIRALTTKKERMIHMEYSSVNTPKWIMIVFPIAVTIIAAVIAPISAPLIGLLMFGNLLREAGVVERLTKAAQNELSNIVTLLLGITIGATMHYAQFLQWQTLVILALGLVAFVFDTAGGVLFAKLINVFSKKKINPMVGAAGISAFPMASRIVQRMAKEDDPSNFILMQAAGANVAGQLGSVVAGGLVLSVVPWLLTLLG from the coding sequence ATGCAAGGGTTTTCTAAGGTATTTGAGGGCGTGCTGGAATTCCACTGGGAGTTCCTCATCATGTACGCCATCGCAGGGGTGCTGATTTACCTTGCGATTGCAAAGGACTACGAGCCGATGCTGCTGCTGCCCATCGGCTTCGGCGCGATACTGGCCAACCTGCCGCTGAACATGGTGTGGGTGCAGCATGAGGCGCCGGGCGTGCTGCAGATGCTCTACAACGCGGGCATTTTGACAGAGCTGTTTCCGGTGTTGATCTTTATTGGCATCGGCGCGATGACGGATTTCCGGCCGCTGTTTTCCTCGCCCAAAATGATCTTTTTCGGCGCGGCGGCGCAGTTTGGCATCTTTTTTACCATCCTGGCGGTGCTGGGCATCGGCGCGCTGTTCCCGCAGCTGGGCTTTGACTTAAAGAGCGCCGCGGCCATCGGCATCATCGGCGCGGCGGATGGGCCCACCTCCATCGTGGTGGCCTCCCAGTTCGCGCCGGATCTGCTCGGCCCCATATCGGTGGCGGCCTACTCGTACATGGCGCTGGTGCCCATCATCCAGCCCCCCGTCATCCGCGCGCTGACCACCAAAAAGGAGCGCATGATCCACATGGAGTATTCCAGCGTGAACACGCCCAAGTGGATCATGATCGTCTTCCCCATCGCAGTGACCATCATCGCGGCGGTGATTGCGCCCATCAGCGCGCCGCTGATCGGCCTTTTGATGTTTGGCAACCTGCTGCGCGAGGCGGGCGTGGTGGAGCGCCTGACCAAGGCGGCGCAGAACGAGCTGAGCAACATCGTCACGTTGCTGTTGGGCATCACCATCGGCGCCACCATGCACTACGCGCAGTTTCTGCAGTGGCAGACGCTGGTCATCCTCGCGCTGGGCCTGGTCGCCTTTGTCTTTGATACGGCGGGCGGCGTGCTCTTTGCCAAGCTGATCAACGTATTCTCCAAGAAAAAAATCAATCCCATGGTGGGCGCGGCGGGCATCTCCGCGTTCCCCATGGCCTCGCGCATCGTGCAGCGCATGGCCAAGGAGGACGATCCCTCCAATTTTATCCTGATGCAGGCGGCGGGCGCGAATGTGGCCGGCCAGCTGGGCTCGGTGGTGGCCGGTGGCCTGGTGCTCTCGGTGGTGCCCTGGCTGCTGACGCTGCTGGGTTAA
- a CDS encoding DUF47 family protein, protein MAMTRKKDTNYFTLLYEMSVCAHRAAMQLDDLVHNFTDVSQKAEDIHTIEHDCDKLLHRMIQEVNAAFITPLDREDILDIGNGIDSITDAVEDVANAFDMLVVQKIDAAAADMTHMIVTSCEALCVAVKEFERFKNAKRLSECIIQVNRCEEEGDRLYRASVRNLFANPRADMLHTLKWKEVYGYMEDVLDACEDVANLLERVAIKNR, encoded by the coding sequence ATGGCAATGACACGTAAAAAGGACACCAACTACTTTACGCTGCTCTATGAGATGAGCGTGTGCGCCCACCGCGCTGCGATGCAGCTGGACGACCTGGTACACAATTTTACCGATGTGTCCCAAAAGGCGGAGGATATCCACACGATCGAACATGATTGTGATAAACTATTGCACAGAATGATCCAGGAGGTCAACGCGGCCTTTATCACGCCGCTGGATCGCGAGGACATTCTGGATATCGGCAACGGCATTGACAGCATTACCGACGCGGTGGAGGACGTGGCCAACGCCTTTGACATGCTGGTGGTGCAGAAGATCGACGCGGCCGCGGCGGACATGACGCACATGATCGTCACCAGCTGCGAGGCGCTCTGCGTGGCGGTCAAGGAGTTTGAGCGCTTCAAGAACGCCAAGCGCCTCAGCGAGTGCATCATCCAGGTCAACCGCTGCGAGGAGGAGGGGGACCGCCTCTACCGCGCAAGCGTGCGCAACCTGTTTGCCAACCCGCGCGCGGATATGCTCCACACGCTCAAATGGAAGGAAGTCTACGGCTACATGGAGGATGTGCTCGATGCCTGCGAGGATGTGGCCAACCTGTTGGAGCGCGTGGCCATCAAGAACCGTTGA